DNA sequence from the bacterium genome:
TCTTGCCTTCCGCGTAGCGGCCACGCGCTTCCATTCTGGCGTTAATATCCTCAAGATCAGGCTCCTTGCGGATACACCCTCCGAGCGCTCGCAAATCTATGTGGATTGGTTCGAGATTGGGTATCAGCGCCTGCCCGTTGCGACAGGAGACCGGCTGCTTCTGAAACCACTCTCTGCCAAGGCGGTAACGGTCACCGCCACCGGATTCGTGGATTCTACACTGATCGCATGGGATCTCAGCCGGCAACGCCGTTATCACCTGATACAGCCCGGCCGGGCCTGGCAGGAACATCTGACTGTTCGTTCTGCCGGGATGGTGGATGGCAAACAGGCGAAGCTGCTCCGCGATGGGGTGGAGGTATCATCGGGCACCCGCGGTCATAATTTCTGGCGCATCGATCCCCAGACGGGCCTGTTGCTGGAGAAGAAAAATTTCGATACCTACGGTTCCCGGACACAAGCGGACAGTATGGCCGCCTGGGTTCAGCGCCTACCGGCCGGTGCCGTGGTTGCCGGAGCGATCAGCGACGATGGCAGTGTCAATATGACCGAGAGCGCTCATCTCGCCCTTGAGAGCCTCGGCAGCGCGCGAACGCGCAGTGTCGGCTACCGGGATTGCTGGGCGATCATCGGCCGCAAGGGAGCCCCCGTCGGATCCGTCTCGGAAGTCTGGCGCAAGAGCGGCAGCGGTCCGGCGGTGATCGATACGATCATGGCCTACAGAAGCGGCAGTGCCACTTTCAGTGCCCGCTTGGCCTTGCCTGCAGACGCTGGCAATGAAATCGCGTTTTTCACCGACACCGGCGTCCGCTCACCTTGCCGGATCGCCTGGCATCGCTCAGCCGATCTCATCGGCGGCGGTGAAGGTGCCGATTACCTCATCATCACCCACCCGGCATTCAAGGTGGCAGCAGAGCGGTTGGCGGCTTACAGAGCAGCACACAACAGCTGGCGCATACGGGTAGCGCTGGTGGATCAGATTTTTGATGAATTCAATCATGGGCTGGCGGATCCCCAGGCTATTCGGACGTTTTTACGTCATGCGCGGGAGAACTGGAGAAAACCCGCGCCAGGTTATGTGCTGCTGCTGGGTGATGCCAGCTGGGATCCCAAAAACCTCTATGGCCTGGCGCACCCCACGGAATATGTACCTACGTATGGCAATCCGGTCAGTGACAGCTGGCTGGCCTGCCTGGACGGGAAGGGAGATATTCTGCCTGATCTGCGTGTCGGGCGCATCCCGGCCCAGACAACCGAGGAGGCCGAGGCTTGCATTTCCAAGATTATCGCCTATGAAGCCGCTCCCTCCGCCCAGTGGAAGAAAAACTTTCTCTTCATCAGCGGTGGTTTTGACTTTCTCGAGCAAAACCAGTTCAGCCTGCAATCGGATGCCTTGATCAAGACATTCATCCTGCCAGCCCCGACCTGCGGCTTGGCAACCAGTCTCCATAAAACCACCAGCAGCACGCAGGAGGGCGAGCACCGCCAGGATATCCTCGACACCATCGACGCCGGCGTGGTATGGGTTAATTTTATCGGCCATGCCGGCAGCAAAACCTGGGATTTGATGTTTCATAATACCGATATCGAGGCGCTGAGCAACGGGCCGCAATATCCCTTCATCACCTCGATGACCTGCCATACCGGCCGGTTTGCCGAACCGAACCAGGTGGCTTTCGGCGAACACTTTTTAATGGTCGAGAATAAGGGCGCCATCGGTTTTATGGGCACTTCCGGCTGGGGCTACTCCTACGAAGATTACACTTTTCTTTCCAGGCTCTTTCCGGCTGCCCTTACGGATACCTTGCGCGCTCTCGCGGAGATCATCGACAAGGCCAAGGTAAAACTATGGGAGGAAGGCGCCGACAACTCCCAGATCACCAATATGATCTATCAGTACAATTTGCTGGGTGATCCTGCGCTCCGGCTCGGCCTCCCCGTTGCTCCTGATCTGGCCGTCGAACCAGGGGACATCGAGGTGCTGCCCGAAATCCCGAACGAAGCTGACTCCACAGCGCAGATTACCGTGCGTATTAACAACTGGGGCCTGGCTACGCGCGACAGTATCGGGGTGCGATTAACGGTACGCCAATCCAACGGAGGTGAACAGGTTCTGCTGCCCTTGGCCAAACGGCCGGCGATCGGCAGGATCGATTCCATCACGTGCAACTGGCCGCTGCGCAATATGGCTGGCGCGGTGGAACTCATCGCACAAGTGGATCCTATGGCGGCAATTGCTGAAAGCGACGAAGGGAACAACCTGGCGAAGCGCTCGATCACCGTGACCTCGAGACGCTTGCAGGTGAATTCACCGCCACCTTTTGCGCTCATTCCCCGGGATCGTCTCGTATTCAAGGTATGGGAGATGGACCGGAATGCCGCACCCCGATCCGTCGAGTTCGCCGTCGATACCTCCCAAGCTTTCCATAGCCCTATGCTTCAGACTTCCGGCCGTCTGACTATGAATCAGATGGCTGTATCATGGAGCCCTCAACCCCTGACTCCGCAGCTTGTGTACCATTGGCGCTGCCGGGATCTGGCCGATACCGAGAGCGAGCATCCCATCCTTGGAGAATTTTATCTCGACCCCGCCAGCCAATGGGGCTGGCGGCAAGTGCGTGCCTTTTCGGGTTCCACCAGCCAGCACCTTGATCTGATCCCGGAAGCTGTTCTGGATACCTTGCAATACCTTCTGCTGGCCGCATCGGGAGGCGCCAATGATGGCAATTTTGCGGGCATCTATCTGAATGGTGAAAACATCGTGGCTGCCCCCGGACGCGGATACAGTGTTGTCGTGCTGGATCCTGCGACCATCACCGTCCGCGACATCAGAAAATTCGACCTGTATGGCAATGCTGCAGCAGTTGCAGAGATGGCCGTTTTTCTTTCATCGGTCCCAACTGGTATGTATGTGCTTACTGCTGTGAAAGACGAGGGGTCTTTTAGCAGCCCGGCCTTGATCGCCGCCTTTGAATCTCTTGGCAGCCTGGCGTGCCGCAATGTCCACTTCCGTGATTCCTGGGCGATGATCGGCGTCAAGGGGGCGGAGCCCGGTTCGGCCCGCGAACTGCTGCGTCCCTCGGGCGGCGGCGAGGCTGCGGTCAGCGATACCCTCTCCTGCCTTGCCCCTTCCGGCACCCTGACCTCGCCGCGCATCGGTCCGGCCGCCGCCTGGCGCTCCGTCCGGGCCGAGGCGGAGGTGCCGCAGACCGGCGACCTCACCCTGAGCCTGCTCGGGCAGCGTCGTAACAGCAGCGTCTGGGATACCTTGCGCACTGGCCTGGCCGCCAACCACGACCATGATATCACGGCGATCAGCGCCCACGCCTTTCCCTACCTCCAGCTCTCCGCCCGTTTCTCCAGCCGCGACCAGCAGCACTCGCCGCGCCTCAGCGCCTGGCAGGTGCTCCACGACCCGGTCCCCGACCTGGCGGTCAGCCCGGCCTTTTTGAGCCTCTCGGCTGATTCGGTGCTCAGCGGCCGGCCGGTGGTCATCAAATTCAGCGTCTTCAATATCGGCCTCGCCACCACCGACAGCGTCAGCCTCACCTTCACCGAAACCGCCCCGGGCAGCGGCGAAAAACTCTTCTCCCACGTGATGCTGCCCAAACCCCTAGCCGCCGACCAGAACGTCACCGTCGATCAGCTCTATACACCCAGCGGCAAACCGGGCAGCCGCCTGCTGACCATCCGCGTCGATGGCGACAATGCCATCAACGAACTATCCGAATCTAACAATACCTTGACCGCGCGCGTCCAGGTGGTCGCCGATACGCTCAAACCCGAGATCGCGGTCACCTTCGACGGTCGGACCATCGCCGCCGGGGACTGGATCAGCGCGCGCCCGGTCATCCTGGCGCGGCTGATCGACGACAGCCCGCTCACTCCCGGCGACACCCTGCGGGTCAACCTCCTCCTCGACGGCGAGCGCGTCTCTTTCAGCGACAGACGGATCCTGCAGCTGCTGACGTCGCCCGATACCACGGCGGCCGCCCTGCTGAAATTCACGCCGCAGCTGAGCGAGGGCGAGCACCACCTCGAGATCCTCTTCGCCGACGGCAGCGGCAATCTCGCCTCCGCCTCCGCCGAGTTCGGAGTCGCCTCCTCCATCCAGCTGCAGCGGGTGATGAACTATCCCAATCCCCTGCGCGAGAGCACTGACTTCACCTTCGAGCTGACCCGGGCCGCCGAGGTGCGCATCCGCATCTACACGGTCAACGGCCGCCTCATCCGCATCCTCGAGGGCGGCAGCCTCGGCGCCGGCTTCAACCGGCTCTTCTGGGACGGCCGTGACGACGACGGCGACCCCCTCGCCAACGGCGTCTATCTATACCGCATCGATGCCGTCAGCGACAAGGACCGCACCCAGGTCATCGAGAAGTGCATCGTCATGCGCTGAGCCCCTGCAGGTTTCTCTTTTACAATTAATCAATTTTTCGTAAATTTAATGATAATTCCGCCGGCCGGCGCAGGCGCGTGTCCCGCTCCGCCTGACCGAAGCCGGCACTGGTGCTACGATTCATGAGGTGGATTTGCGTACGCTCACTTTCGCCGCCGCCTTTGGCGGCGCGCTGACGCTGGCCCTGCTCTTCGTCCCGCTCGCCATGGCCTTGGCCGTGCGTTGGGACATCCAGGATCATCCCTCCGGCCGCAAGGACCATGCCCGCGTCACCCCCTTGCTGGGCGGATTAGGCATCTATGCCGCCTTCATCACCGCGCTGGCGCTCGGCCTCGGCTTGCTCTGGTGGAGCGGTCATTCGGATTATGCGGCGACCCATTTCCCGCTCCTCGTCCGTCAACTACCGCGGCTCGAGGCGGTACTGAATAAACTGGTGCTGATCCTGACCGGGGCGACTTTGTTGGTGGGGATCGGCCTGGTCGATGACATCCGTGGGATCACCTTTCCGCCTGCGATCAAATTTGCCGCGCAGATCGCCGCTGCCGTCATCGCCGTCGCCGGCGGGGCGCACAGCAGCTTTCTCCCTTTCCCCTGGTTGAATGCGCTCTTTTCGGTGGTCTGGATCGCCGCCATCAGCAATGTCTTCAACTTTCTCGACAACATGGACGGCCTCTCAGCCGGCATCGCCCTGATCTGCGGGGCGCTCTTTTTCTGGCTCACCGCCCAGCAGGGGCAATACTTCTCCGCATTGCTCTTCGCGGTTCTCTGCGGCGCCTGCCTGGGCTTCTTGCGCTACAACCTTCATCCGGCGCGGGTCTTCATGGGCGATGCCGGCAGCCTTTTCATCGGCTACCTCTTCGGGACGCTCAGCCTGACCAGTTCCTATGTGGTCGCCGACAGCGCCTCGCTGATCCCGGCGATCATCCCGCTCCTCGTCCTCGGGGTGCCCATCTTCGATGCGGTCACGGTCATTCTCATCCGCATTCGTGAGCATCGTCCGGTATATGTAGGGGATCAATGCCATATCTCCCACCGGCTGCTCAAGCTCGGCTTGACCCGTAATCAGGCGGTGGTCCTGGTGCATCTGATCACCGTCGCCATCGGCATGAGCGCCCTGCTGCTGCCCTATATCAGCGTGCAGCTCAGCGTTTTGGTGCTGCTGCAAACCATCCTCGTCTATGTCATCCTGATCCTGTTGATCCGGGCGGGACGAAAAACGTAAGAAGAACAAGGAGTAATCATGAAAGCATTGATCACCGGCGGCGCCGGCTTCATCGGATCCCATCTCGCTGAACAACTGCTGGCGCGCGGTGACGAGGTTTGCGTCATCGATGACCTCTCCACCGGCAAACTGGAAAATGTGGAGCACTTGCGCCAACATCCCCGCTTCCATCTCGCGGTGGAGACGATCCTCAACGAGACGGTGATGGACCGACTCGTGAGTGAATGCGATGTCATCTTTCATCTCGCCGCGGCTGTGGGTGTCGAACTGATCGTCAAGAGCCCGGTGGAGACCATCGAGCGCAATGTGTTGGGCACCCATGTGGTGCTGCGCCTCGCTGCGCGCTACCTGCGCAAGGTGTTGATCACTTCCACCTCCGAGATCTATGGCAAGAGCGAGAGCATTCCCTTCAGTGAAGAAGACGACCGGGTGCTGGGCGCGACCACCAAGAGCCGCTGGAGCTACTCCTGCTCCAAGGCGATCGACGAGTTTCTGGCCCTCGCCTATCACAAGGAGAAGGGGGTGCCGACGGTGATCATGCGGCTTTTCAATACCGTCGGGCCGCGCCAGACCGGCCGCTATGGCATGGTCATCCCGCGCCTGGTGCGCCAGGCCCTGGCGGGCGAGCCGCT
Encoded proteins:
- a CDS encoding C25 family cysteine peptidase produces the protein MSSSANERIYEWQAPAWNWQTVVIDGRTCLRPDSSAGLLRSVPGEPLLPMAVLALDLLPGQTAEISLVDTLFTFRTLTQPLCPAPALDPATGGWIYAFPPPQFLPGDIPAMLCENTIGQARDRRILRISLFPVQYKPHQQALRLLQYARLRVNILQPQPVLLRPAAAPESLPASCLKIFLVDEGPYQITASALEAAGISPGSLNPEKLRLFNKGIEQPIQIAGGEDGRFDPTDRILFYGRFRHGEEEFFDAYSDTNVYWLTWDGAGGARFNETTATLSGSALEAFPDTLHFEKDLYYYAGDSDNDIHNSEQVPGEGWVWVLLNKGGSADLPFELFNPAGSQDSLLLRMRVRGTTLDAHSPDHHIQLLINDAMIHETWFEDRTELHLAFRVAATRFHSGVNILKIRLLADTPSERSQIYVDWFEIGYQRLPVATGDRLLLKPLSAKAVTVTATGFVDSTLIAWDLSRQRRYHLIQPGRAWQEHLTVRSAGMVDGKQAKLLRDGVEVSSGTRGHNFWRIDPQTGLLLEKKNFDTYGSRTQADSMAAWVQRLPAGAVVAGAISDDGSVNMTESAHLALESLGSARTRSVGYRDCWAIIGRKGAPVGSVSEVWRKSGSGPAVIDTIMAYRSGSATFSARLALPADAGNEIAFFTDTGVRSPCRIAWHRSADLIGGGEGADYLIITHPAFKVAAERLAAYRAAHNSWRIRVALVDQIFDEFNHGLADPQAIRTFLRHARENWRKPAPGYVLLLGDASWDPKNLYGLAHPTEYVPTYGNPVSDSWLACLDGKGDILPDLRVGRIPAQTTEEAEACISKIIAYEAAPSAQWKKNFLFISGGFDFLEQNQFSLQSDALIKTFILPAPTCGLATSLHKTTSSTQEGEHRQDILDTIDAGVVWVNFIGHAGSKTWDLMFHNTDIEALSNGPQYPFITSMTCHTGRFAEPNQVAFGEHFLMVENKGAIGFMGTSGWGYSYEDYTFLSRLFPAALTDTLRALAEIIDKAKVKLWEEGADNSQITNMIYQYNLLGDPALRLGLPVAPDLAVEPGDIEVLPEIPNEADSTAQITVRINNWGLATRDSIGVRLTVRQSNGGEQVLLPLAKRPAIGRIDSITCNWPLRNMAGAVELIAQVDPMAAIAESDEGNNLAKRSITVTSRRLQVNSPPPFALIPRDRLVFKVWEMDRNAAPRSVEFAVDTSQAFHSPMLQTSGRLTMNQMAVSWSPQPLTPQLVYHWRCRDLADTESEHPILGEFYLDPASQWGWRQVRAFSGSTSQHLDLIPEAVLDTLQYLLLAASGGANDGNFAGIYLNGENIVAAPGRGYSVVVLDPATITVRDIRKFDLYGNAAAVAEMAVFLSSVPTGMYVLTAVKDEGSFSSPALIAAFESLGSLACRNVHFRDSWAMIGVKGAEPGSARELLRPSGGGEAAVSDTLSCLAPSGTLTSPRIGPAAAWRSVRAEAEVPQTGDLTLSLLGQRRNSSVWDTLRTGLAANHDHDITAISAHAFPYLQLSARFSSRDQQHSPRLSAWQVLHDPVPDLAVSPAFLSLSADSVLSGRPVVIKFSVFNIGLATTDSVSLTFTETAPGSGEKLFSHVMLPKPLAADQNVTVDQLYTPSGKPGSRLLTIRVDGDNAINELSESNNTLTARVQVVADTLKPEIAVTFDGRTIAAGDWISARPVILARLIDDSPLTPGDTLRVNLLLDGERVSFSDRRILQLLTSPDTTAAALLKFTPQLSEGEHHLEILFADGSGNLASASAEFGVASSIQLQRVMNYPNPLRESTDFTFELTRAAEVRIRIYTVNGRLIRILEGGSLGAGFNRLFWDGRDDDGDPLANGVYLYRIDAVSDKDRTQVIEKCIVMR
- a CDS encoding MraY family glycosyltransferase, with the protein product MRTLTFAAAFGGALTLALLFVPLAMALAVRWDIQDHPSGRKDHARVTPLLGGLGIYAAFITALALGLGLLWWSGHSDYAATHFPLLVRQLPRLEAVLNKLVLILTGATLLVGIGLVDDIRGITFPPAIKFAAQIAAAVIAVAGGAHSSFLPFPWLNALFSVVWIAAISNVFNFLDNMDGLSAGIALICGALFFWLTAQQGQYFSALLFAVLCGACLGFLRYNLHPARVFMGDAGSLFIGYLFGTLSLTSSYVVADSASLIPAIIPLLVLGVPIFDAVTVILIRIREHRPVYVGDQCHISHRLLKLGLTRNQAVVLVHLITVAIGMSALLLPYISVQLSVLVLLQTILVYVILILLIRAGRKT
- a CDS encoding GDP-mannose 4,6-dehydratase; amino-acid sequence: MKALITGGAGFIGSHLAEQLLARGDEVCVIDDLSTGKLENVEHLRQHPRFHLAVETILNETVMDRLVSECDVIFHLAAAVGVELIVKSPVETIERNVLGTHVVLRLAARYLRKVLITSTSEIYGKSESIPFSEEDDRVLGATTKSRWSYSCSKAIDEFLALAYHKEKGVPTVIMRLFNTVGPRQTGRYGMVIPRLVRQALAGEPLTVYGDGEQVRCFTYVSDVVWAAMHLMDEPRAVGEVFNVGNDKGISIVELARKIVAMTGSKSEISFVPYSKAYEEGFEDMRIRVPSLTKIKSVIGYEPRVQLDETLRHVIDHFLANKSQE